In the genome of Nonomuraea sp. NBC_00507, the window GTCACTCGTCGGAGACCCCCTGTGGGCGCCCTACCTCGAGGCCGCCGCATAAAGGGGCCCCGAAATCCGCTTTGAACGAGGCGGTCCCGGCCTGGCACCATGCCAGGCATGTGGACCTTCACATCGGACGTCGAGGCCTACGCCGCGGTCGCCGAGCCCTTCCTGCTCGGCGACCCGGTGGGCAACACTGTCGCGCTGACCGTCCTTGCCAACCTGAGGGCCGGCATGTCCGCCAAGGACGCCCGTTTCGGCTGGTGGACGGTGGACGGCGAGGTGCGCGGGGCGGCCTTCCACACCCCGCCCTACCCGATCGGGCTCGCCGTCATGCCGGTCGAGACCGTCGCGCCGCTGGTGGAGGCGCTCGATCGTGACATCCCCACACTCGTCGGCCCGGTGCGGCTCACCGACGAGGTCGCGCGCCTGATGGGGCCGCCCAGCCGGGTCCTGTCCGAGCGGCTCTACCGGCTCGGCACGCTGCGGATCCCCGGCGTGCCCGGCCGTGGCCGGCTCGCCACGCCCGCCGACTATCCGCTCCTGGTCAGCTGGCATCAGGCCTTCGGCGAGGAGGTGGAGCTGCCCGATGGCGATGCCGCCGACCGCGTCGCCCGGCGGATCGCGGCCCGGGAGTTGTTCCTGTGGGAGGCGGACGGTGTGCCGGTCTCGCTCGCCGCGCTCTCGCCCGCGGCCGGCGGCGTCTGCCGCATC includes:
- a CDS encoding GNAT family N-acetyltransferase yields the protein MWTFTSDVEAYAAVAEPFLLGDPVGNTVALTVLANLRAGMSAKDARFGWWTVDGEVRGAAFHTPPYPIGLAVMPVETVAPLVEALDRDIPTLVGPVRLTDEVARLMGPPSRVLSERLYRLGTLRIPGVPGRGRLATPADYPLLVSWHQAFGEEVELPDGDAADRVARRIAARELFLWEADGVPVSLAALSPAAGGVCRIGPVYTPPSCRKRGYGSAVTAYASQAGLEERCEQVVLFTDLNNPTSNAIYQAIGYEPVSDYAHIAYA